Proteins from a genomic interval of Danio rerio strain Tuebingen ecotype United States chromosome 4, GRCz12tu, whole genome shotgun sequence:
- the si:cabz01054394.5 gene encoding uncharacterized protein si:cabz01054394.5 isoform X1 codes for MQTAFIKKEREELTIEEPLSVKREYTEQQTGLMPLKKEQDFTEMDDNDQLENHHDLRKCTQTERTSSQKTSPKRKPTSPVSCSQCGKSFDRKKKLDVHMTIHTGEKPFSCQQCGKSFTQKGNLKVHMGIHTGENSVSCQQCGKSFTQKINLKVHMRIHTGEKPYSCGQCGQSFTHKNNLNAHMRSHSGQKMFMCGQCGTRFTRKGGLENHMRIHTGEKPFKCGQCGRRFTRKASLGTHMKIHTGEKPFPCDQCRKSFRRKVTLDSHKRIHTGERPFVCFQCGKSFRFTGNLNQHMRIHSNKRTHNLNGFKCLQRGGSFRDFRNHLLTKEKAFMCRCCGKSFTNSRNLKLHTGKKPFKCLEKSFTHLKNPLPGRSGKRWLNCDQRDKTFILASHLQIHLKSHADFRPYLCCSCGKRFQWLSNLKWHQIARICVKARLRSHNS; via the coding sequence GTCTGATGCCGTTGAAAAAGGAGCAAGATTTCACTGAAATGGATGATAATGATCAGCTTGAGAACCATCACGACTTAAGAAAATGCACACAGACTGAAAGGACTTCCTCCCAAAAAACATCTCCGAAGAGAAAACCTACAAGTCCCGTCTCCTGTAGCCAGTGCGGGAAAAGTTTCGATCGAAAGAAAAAGCTGGATGTCCACATGacgattcacaccggagagaagcctttcagctgccaacagtgtggaaaaagcttcacGCAAAAAGGCAACCTTAAAGTCCACATGGGGATTCACACGGGAGAAAACTCGGTCAGCTGCCAACAGTGCGGGAAAAGCTTCACGCAGAAAATCAACCTGAAAGttcacatgagaatccacaccgGAGAAAAGCCGTACAGCTGCGGTCAGTGCGGACAAAGCTTCACCCACAAGAACAACCTCAACGCCCACATGAGGAGTCACAGCGGACAGAAGATGTTCATGTGCGGTCAGTGTGGAACGAGATTCACACGTAAAGGAGGCCTCGAGaaccacatgaggattcacactggagagaagccctTCAAGTGTGGTCAGTGCGGACGGAGGTTCACACGTAAAGCGTCTCTTGGTAcccacatgaagatccacactggagaaaagccgttCCCATGTGATCAATGTAGAAAGAGTTTCAGGCGTAAAGTGACGCTCGATAGCCACAagaggattcacaccggagaaaggccttttgtatgctttcagtgtggaaagagcttcagaTTTACAGGAAACCTTAATCAGCACATGAGGATTCActcaaacaaacgcacacacaatcTAAACGGTTTTAAATGTCTTCAGCGTGGAGGAAGTTTCAGAGACTTTAGGAATCATTTATTAACTAAAGAGAAGGCTTTCATGTGTCGTTgctgtggaaagagtttcactaaTTCAAGAAACCTGAAGCTTCACACCGGaaaaaaaccttttaaatgtCTTGAGAAGAGTTTCACACATCTGAAAAATCCCTTGCCTGGTCGCTCTGGGAAAAGGTGGTTAAATTGTGATCAGCgcgataaaacatttattttggcaTCACACTTACAGATACACTTGAAAAGTCATGCCGATTTCAGACCTTATTTGTGTTGCTCGTGTGGAAAGAGATTTCAATGGCTCAGCAATTTAAAATGGCACCAGATAGCGCGTATCTGTGTGAAAGCAAGGCTTCGATCACACAACAGCTGA